The Pirellulales bacterium genome includes a window with the following:
- a CDS encoding Rieske 2Fe-2S domain-containing protein — MSRWIRAAELSACPPGAALECVVEDRIVALFNVDGSIYALDGVCPHQGGPLGKGCLTGTIITCPWHGWQFDVRSGQHSLSRSIRQPAFPVRIENEAIWIDLGA; from the coding sequence ATGTCACGCTGGATTCGTGCGGCCGAGCTGAGCGCATGTCCGCCGGGTGCGGCACTGGAATGCGTCGTCGAGGATCGCATCGTGGCCTTGTTCAACGTCGACGGCTCGATTTACGCGCTCGATGGCGTCTGCCCGCACCAGGGAGGCCCATTGGGCAAAGGATGCCTGACAGGTACGATCATTACGTGCCCGTGGCATGGGTGGCAGTTCGACGTGCGCTCCGGGCAGCATTCGCTGAGCCGATCCATCCGTCAGCCCGCGTTTCCCGTGCGCATTGAGAACGAAGCGATCTGGATCGACTTAGGCGCATAG
- a CDS encoding GNAT family N-acetyltransferase: protein MISYRSFRNHDTPQLIEVWRSQPRARGLAQPVSVELFEQLVLAKPYFENEGLIVAFDGRTAVGFVHAGFGATDNAESLNRRFGVTSLLLVRPESQQSAVGPDLLARSEEYLRSRGAGVLYAGGIRPLDPFYRGLYGGSEMPGVLASDSFANGLYRAHGYREIDRVVMLERELASFRPPIDRAQMQIRRTSIVEEVSDALPRNWWEACALEHFQVIAFHLCERNESCPVATARFWLLETFAAGWGVQAAGLFELEVASDHRRRGLATFLLGDAVRRLAAQGIGLVEVATMAGNAAARALYEKLGFREVDQGIAYRKEGPAV, encoded by the coding sequence TTGATTAGCTATCGTTCGTTTCGCAACCATGATACGCCGCAATTGATCGAGGTTTGGCGATCCCAGCCGCGTGCGCGCGGCCTGGCGCAACCCGTTTCGGTCGAACTGTTCGAGCAGTTGGTGCTGGCCAAGCCGTATTTCGAGAACGAAGGTTTGATCGTCGCCTTCGACGGCCGCACCGCCGTCGGGTTTGTACACGCCGGTTTCGGTGCGACCGACAACGCCGAAAGTTTGAATCGACGATTCGGGGTCACCTCACTCTTGCTGGTGCGCCCCGAGTCTCAGCAAAGCGCCGTCGGCCCTGACTTGCTCGCCCGCAGCGAGGAGTATCTGCGCTCGCGCGGCGCGGGGGTACTGTACGCGGGCGGAATCCGACCGCTCGACCCCTTTTATCGTGGACTATACGGTGGCAGCGAAATGCCCGGCGTGCTGGCCTCGGATTCCTTTGCCAATGGCCTCTACCGGGCGCATGGTTATCGAGAAATCGATCGCGTGGTCATGCTCGAGCGAGAGCTGGCGAGCTTCCGGCCGCCGATCGATCGGGCGCAAATGCAAATCCGCCGCACTTCAATCGTCGAAGAGGTTTCCGACGCCCTCCCGCGCAACTGGTGGGAAGCGTGCGCGCTCGAGCACTTTCAGGTCATCGCCTTTCACCTTTGCGAGCGCAACGAATCGTGCCCCGTCGCCACTGCGCGATTCTGGTTGCTGGAAACATTCGCAGCCGGTTGGGGTGTGCAGGCCGCGGGCCTGTTCGAGTTGGAAGTCGCTTCGGACCATCGGCGGCGAGGACTCGCCACGTTTTTACTCGGTGACGCGGTTCGTCGTCTCGCCGCCCAGGGAATCGGACTGGTCGAGGTCGCGACCATGGCGGGCAACGCGGCCGCCCGCGCGCTCTATGAAAAGCTCGGCTTTCGCGAGGTCGACCAGGGAATCGCCTACCGCAAGGAAGGCCCCGCTGTCTGA
- a CDS encoding BBP7 family outer membrane beta-barrel protein, with protein MAPNTVPAMGPPPAMGYSQQPALAPAATALQPIVQPQGDARIAAPAPAVGLFPVAPPPLGNVTAVPFAGAPSAPIANPNIQLMAQQSLGGQQPSVVYVPERAAASAGAPSATPTPPAPPAPPAGPPQAAPTEPPAEAQAMADAASTGATTAPSIDVQRFDKWIGSNYYSGGWTGGGCQYCPCYVRGEYLAWWFTGDHLPPLVTTSPVGTPANEAGVLGQPGTSVIFGDQPTNGGVKMGARITLGAWIAPSARFELEWFGLGGNNTSFSANTDSTPIIATPHFDLSNGTQTAYLLGYPGVASASITAQETSFFNGAGAHLMRDSFSNRTEGGGLFRFGGLVGFRYLGLYEKLTMNSFTDLTGGATTADAFRTTNSFYGGNFGLYAWNQRGRWNWETIGRLGLGTTSEHATISGSSSGLSQAGGAGLFAVPSNIGSYVHDVFAVVPQLELKLAYSITPRWTARVGYDLLFWNRVARPGEQINPAFNPVQLSGVAVPSTFRFQESGLLIQGVSCGVELRY; from the coding sequence ATGGCGCCGAACACAGTGCCCGCTATGGGGCCACCGCCGGCAATGGGTTATTCACAGCAACCGGCGCTTGCGCCTGCTGCGACGGCTCTGCAACCGATTGTGCAGCCACAAGGGGATGCTCGCATCGCCGCGCCAGCTCCCGCTGTGGGATTGTTCCCCGTAGCGCCGCCTCCGCTGGGCAACGTGACGGCCGTGCCCTTCGCTGGCGCGCCGAGCGCACCGATTGCCAATCCCAACATTCAGCTCATGGCGCAACAATCCCTTGGCGGGCAGCAGCCCAGCGTGGTGTATGTGCCTGAACGAGCCGCCGCCTCGGCCGGTGCTCCGTCGGCAACTCCAACTCCGCCAGCGCCTCCGGCGCCGCCTGCGGGGCCTCCGCAAGCGGCTCCTACCGAGCCTCCTGCCGAAGCGCAGGCGATGGCCGACGCGGCTAGCACGGGGGCCACGACCGCGCCCTCGATCGATGTGCAACGTTTCGATAAATGGATCGGCTCGAACTATTACTCTGGCGGTTGGACCGGTGGCGGCTGCCAGTACTGTCCCTGTTACGTCCGCGGTGAGTACCTGGCCTGGTGGTTCACCGGCGACCATTTGCCGCCTTTGGTCACGACCAGCCCCGTCGGCACGCCCGCAAACGAAGCGGGCGTATTAGGCCAGCCCGGCACGAGCGTGATTTTTGGTGATCAACCAACGAATGGCGGCGTGAAGATGGGCGCCCGAATCACGCTGGGCGCCTGGATTGCGCCCTCGGCGCGCTTCGAGCTCGAGTGGTTCGGACTCGGTGGCAACAACACCTCGTTCAGTGCCAATACGGACAGTACGCCCATCATCGCGACGCCGCATTTTGATCTCTCGAACGGCACCCAAACGGCCTACCTGCTCGGCTATCCGGGCGTGGCGTCCGCGTCGATCACGGCGCAGGAAACGAGTTTCTTCAATGGTGCCGGGGCCCACCTGATGCGCGACAGCTTCAGCAATCGCACCGAAGGGGGCGGCCTGTTTCGCTTCGGCGGACTCGTCGGCTTTCGCTACCTGGGGCTATACGAAAAGCTGACGATGAACAGCTTCACGGACCTTACGGGCGGCGCCACCACCGCCGACGCGTTTCGCACGACGAATAGCTTTTATGGCGGCAACTTCGGCCTGTACGCCTGGAACCAACGTGGCCGCTGGAACTGGGAAACGATCGGCCGGCTGGGGCTGGGCACGACGTCGGAGCACGCCACGATCTCGGGCTCGTCGTCGGGACTGTCACAGGCGGGCGGAGCAGGCTTGTTCGCCGTCCCGTCGAACATCGGGAGCTACGTTCACGACGTTTTCGCGGTGGTGCCGCAACTCGAGTTGAAGCTCGCTTACTCGATCACGCCGCGCTGGACCGCGCGGGTGGGCTATGATCTCTTGTTTTGGAACCGTGTGGCCCGCCCCGGCGAGCAAATCAATCCCGCATTCAACCCCGTCCAATTGTCCGGCGTGGCCGTGCCGTCGACGTTTCGCTTTCAAGAGAGCGGCTTATTGATTCAGGGCGTCAGCTGCGGAGTGGAGCTGCGTTACTAA
- a CDS encoding DUF1570 domain-containing protein, with amino-acid sequence MSGALLAAIAAGCASVIERSAALPVRHAVVLDQLVIHSDSRLAKQDRLFDELRALREALSATLALQLSKEPIHVYLFENEKRFKAFLAKHYPEFPDRRAFFVQQENSLAVYAHRGDRVAEDLRHEVTHGYLHASFPSLPLWLDEGLAEYFETPRGDAGLNRPHVTLLNTLMTRDGWRPNLTRLEQITSASDMKQADYAECWAWMHMLLETIPQRRELVQDFLRTIRRDGPPEPLSTVVARSMPHPDQVLVDHLTQLGKSQGTN; translated from the coding sequence GTGTCGGGAGCTCTTCTGGCTGCGATAGCCGCGGGTTGCGCGAGCGTCATCGAGCGTTCCGCGGCGCTCCCGGTGCGCCATGCGGTGGTGCTCGATCAGCTAGTGATTCACAGCGATTCGCGCCTCGCCAAGCAGGATCGCTTGTTCGATGAGCTGCGCGCCCTGCGTGAGGCGCTGTCCGCCACATTGGCCCTGCAACTTTCCAAAGAACCCATCCACGTATACCTGTTCGAGAATGAGAAGCGTTTCAAGGCGTTCCTGGCGAAACATTACCCCGAATTCCCGGATCGTCGCGCCTTCTTCGTGCAGCAGGAAAACTCACTGGCCGTGTACGCCCACCGTGGCGATCGTGTGGCCGAGGATCTGCGTCACGAAGTTACGCATGGCTACCTGCACGCGTCGTTCCCCTCGCTGCCGTTATGGCTCGATGAGGGATTGGCCGAATACTTCGAAACGCCGCGCGGCGACGCGGGCTTGAACCGGCCGCATGTGACGCTGCTCAACACACTCATGACTCGTGACGGCTGGCGTCCCAACCTGACGAGGCTCGAACAAATCACGAGCGCCTCGGACATGAAGCAGGCCGATTACGCCGAGTGCTGGGCGTGGATGCACATGCTCCTGGAAACGATCCCTCAGCGCCGCGAGCTGGTGCAAGATTTCTTGCGTACCATCCGCCGCGATGGACCGCCTGAGCCGCTGTCGACCGTCGTGGCGCGTTCGATGCCGCATCCCGACCAGGTGCTAGTCGACCATCTGACGCAGCTGGGCAAATCGCAAGGGACGAATTAG
- a CDS encoding isoprenylcysteine carboxylmethyltransferase family protein: MAQQAAAEKSSPRVRVVPPVYLLAAVAGMIVLAWLVPGPTIIPAPWNWLGLVPLLGGIGLGAVAARLFARHKTAIRPGHTSSHLLTAGPYHWTRNPIYVAMTVLLAGVALMLGVLTPWLLVPVFVAVIAVNVIPVEEAMLGETFGEEYRAYQARVRRWI, from the coding sequence ATGGCTCAGCAAGCTGCAGCCGAAAAATCGAGTCCACGGGTCCGCGTCGTGCCACCAGTGTATCTGTTAGCCGCCGTGGCGGGCATGATCGTGCTGGCCTGGCTGGTGCCGGGGCCGACCATCATTCCTGCGCCCTGGAATTGGCTCGGCCTGGTACCTCTGTTGGGAGGGATCGGGCTGGGGGCGGTCGCCGCCCGGCTCTTTGCCCGGCACAAGACAGCCATCCGACCGGGTCACACGTCAAGTCACCTTTTGACCGCTGGCCCCTACCATTGGACCCGCAATCCGATCTACGTAGCCATGACGGTGCTGCTGGCAGGCGTGGCCCTCATGCTTGGCGTGCTCACTCCCTGGCTGTTGGTGCCCGTCTTTGTCGCCGTGATCGCCGTGAATGTTATTCCCGTCGAGGAAGCGATGCTGGGCGAGACGTTTGGCGAGGAGTACCGCGCCTACCAGGCGCGCGTGCGGCGCTGGATTTGA
- a CDS encoding glucose 1-dehydrogenase, with the protein MAGKLAGKVAVVTGASKGIGAEIAAELGAAGAAVVVNYAKSKEGADRVVATIQKAGGKALAVQADMSKAADIEKLMATAKKEFGRLDILVNNAGIYEFAPLENITAEHYHKQFDLNVLGLLLATQAAVKQFDAAGGSIINISSVVAASPVPGGSVYSATKAAVNAITRSLAQELGPKKIRVNSINPGMVETEGFRAAGIDESEFRTQVEAHTPLGRIGQPKDIAPAAVFLASSDSEWVTGESFYISGGFR; encoded by the coding sequence ATGGCTGGAAAACTTGCCGGCAAAGTCGCCGTCGTTACCGGCGCATCGAAGGGCATCGGCGCCGAAATCGCCGCCGAGTTGGGCGCCGCCGGTGCCGCGGTCGTCGTTAACTATGCCAAGAGCAAAGAGGGAGCCGATCGGGTCGTGGCCACGATTCAGAAGGCCGGCGGCAAAGCCCTCGCCGTGCAGGCCGACATGTCAAAGGCCGCCGATATCGAGAAGCTGATGGCCACGGCAAAGAAGGAATTCGGCCGCCTGGATATCTTGGTCAACAACGCCGGCATCTACGAATTTGCCCCGTTGGAAAATATCACCGCCGAGCATTATCACAAGCAATTCGACCTGAACGTGCTCGGGCTGCTACTGGCAACGCAGGCGGCCGTGAAGCAGTTCGATGCGGCGGGCGGTTCGATCATCAACATCAGCTCGGTCGTGGCTGCTTCTCCCGTGCCGGGCGGCTCGGTGTACAGCGCGACGAAAGCGGCGGTGAATGCCATTACGCGATCATTGGCCCAAGAGCTGGGACCCAAGAAGATTCGCGTCAATTCGATCAATCCTGGCATGGTAGAAACCGAAGGCTTTCGCGCGGCCGGCATTGACGAGAGTGAATTCCGCACGCAGGTCGAAGCGCACACACCACTGGGGCGCATCGGCCAGCCCAAGGATATCGCTCCGGCCGCGGTGTTTCTCGCCTCGAGCGACTCGGAATGGGTCACCGGCGAATCGTTCTACATCTCGGGCGGATTCCGCTAG
- the ispG gene encoding (E)-4-hydroxy-3-methylbut-2-enyl-diphosphate synthase yields the protein MEVKRNPTRAVRIGSCTIGGENPVAVQSMTATHTQDIAATVGQVNALVDAGADVVRIAVDNGKDAAALAEIRQQTRANLSVDLQENYRLATEVAPHVDKVRYNPGHLYHHERSKPWQDKVRFLADVAGENDCAMRVGVNCGSVDPAMAGKFAEDDSISPMLASALAHCELLDSLGFTRYCVSLKDSDPAKVIEVNRRFAEARPDVPLHLGVTEAGMPPDGIIKTRIAFEQLISRGIGDTIRVSLTVPNNRKPEEIAAGRAILADIAAGRVRSVVDFGLNTLNIISCPSCSRVENEAFIELAQDVKQMTEYARQHAITIAVMGCRVNGPGETDDADLGLWCGPNFVNLKRGPAELGAFPYDAILPRLKQELDALIAERTGAGAT from the coding sequence GTGGAAGTCAAGCGAAACCCCACTCGGGCGGTCCGCATTGGTTCGTGTACGATCGGCGGCGAGAATCCGGTGGCCGTGCAAAGCATGACAGCCACGCATACGCAGGACATCGCGGCCACGGTCGGTCAGGTGAATGCCTTGGTCGACGCCGGTGCCGACGTGGTGCGGATCGCGGTCGACAACGGCAAAGACGCGGCGGCCCTGGCCGAGATTCGCCAGCAGACGCGTGCCAATCTGTCCGTCGACCTGCAAGAAAACTATCGCCTGGCCACGGAAGTCGCCCCGCACGTCGACAAAGTGCGCTACAACCCGGGCCATCTCTACCATCATGAGCGCAGCAAGCCGTGGCAGGACAAGGTGCGCTTCCTGGCCGACGTGGCCGGCGAAAACGATTGCGCCATGCGCGTCGGTGTGAATTGCGGCTCGGTCGATCCGGCCATGGCCGGCAAGTTCGCCGAAGACGATTCGATCTCGCCGATGTTGGCCAGCGCGCTTGCCCATTGCGAGCTGTTGGATTCGCTCGGCTTCACGCGGTACTGCGTGTCGCTCAAGGATTCGGATCCCGCCAAGGTCATCGAGGTGAATCGCCGTTTTGCCGAGGCCCGACCCGACGTGCCGCTACATCTCGGCGTGACCGAAGCGGGCATGCCGCCCGACGGCATCATCAAGACCCGCATCGCCTTCGAGCAGTTGATCAGCCGCGGCATCGGCGACACCATTCGCGTTTCGCTGACGGTGCCGAACAACCGCAAGCCCGAGGAGATCGCGGCGGGCCGCGCCATCCTGGCCGACATCGCCGCGGGCAGGGTACGCAGCGTCGTCGATTTCGGCCTGAACACGCTCAACATCATCAGTTGCCCTAGCTGCTCGCGCGTCGAAAACGAGGCGTTCATCGAGCTGGCCCAGGATGTCAAGCAGATGACCGAATACGCGCGCCAGCACGCCATCACGATCGCCGTGATGGGCTGCCGCGTGAACGGCCCCGGTGAAACGGACGATGCCGACTTGGGCTTGTGGTGCGGGCCGAACTTCGTGAACCTCAAGCGTGGCCCGGCCGAGCTCGGCGCGTTTCCCTACGACGCCATCTTGCCCCGCTTGAAGCAAGAGCTCGATGCGCTGATTGCCGAGCGGACGGGTGCAGGCGCCACCTGA
- a CDS encoding substrate-binding domain-containing protein, protein MKKLFPLLACIILAAGCGAEAPSGGSGPRTGLLRIAVIPKGTTHEFWRSVHAGAEKAAQELGGVEVIWKGPLQESDREGQISLVQDFVTSRVDGICLAPLDSQALVAAVRSAKAEGIPTVIFDSALADETDIVSYVATDNFRCGELAAQTMAKMLEGRPHPKVILLRYNPGSESTEQREEGFLKGLKPFPNVEILSSDQFSGTSFEDSLSVSQQMLLKYGDQVDGIFTVCEPNSTGMLGALQGHAELAGKVKFIAFDPNARLIQAMREGTVSGIVLQDPIKMGYLGVKTLVEHVRGKSVEKRVSTGEFIATPENMDQPEMAALLAPEKSAN, encoded by the coding sequence GTGAAGAAACTGTTCCCCCTTCTGGCGTGCATTATCTTGGCCGCAGGTTGCGGTGCCGAAGCCCCCTCGGGCGGCAGCGGCCCCCGGACGGGACTGCTGCGCATTGCCGTCATTCCCAAGGGGACCACGCACGAGTTCTGGCGATCGGTGCACGCCGGCGCCGAGAAAGCGGCGCAGGAATTGGGCGGCGTCGAAGTGATCTGGAAAGGGCCCTTGCAGGAAAGCGATCGCGAAGGGCAGATTTCGCTGGTGCAGGATTTCGTCACCAGTCGGGTCGACGGGATCTGCCTGGCGCCCTTGGATTCGCAAGCACTGGTGGCCGCCGTGCGCAGCGCCAAAGCCGAGGGGATTCCCACCGTGATCTTCGATAGCGCCCTGGCCGACGAAACGGACATCGTCAGTTACGTGGCGACGGATAATTTCCGCTGCGGCGAGCTGGCGGCGCAGACCATGGCCAAAATGCTCGAGGGCCGGCCCCATCCAAAGGTCATCCTGCTGCGATACAACCCCGGCAGCGAAAGCACCGAGCAGCGCGAAGAAGGATTTCTCAAAGGGCTCAAGCCGTTTCCCAATGTCGAGATTCTCTCCAGCGATCAGTTCAGCGGTACGTCGTTCGAAGACTCTCTTTCGGTCAGCCAGCAAATGCTGCTGAAATACGGCGACCAGGTCGACGGCATCTTCACCGTTTGCGAACCGAACAGCACCGGCATGCTCGGCGCCCTGCAGGGACATGCCGAGTTGGCCGGCAAGGTGAAGTTCATTGCCTTCGACCCCAACGCCCGGCTGATCCAGGCCATGCGCGAAGGGACCGTGTCGGGCATCGTCTTGCAGGATCCGATCAAGATGGGATACCTGGGCGTCAAAACCTTGGTCGAGCACGTGCGTGGCAAATCGGTCGAAAAGCGCGTTTCCACCGGCGAGTTCATTGCCACGCCCGAGAATATGGATCAGCCGGAAATGGCTGCGTTGCTCGCACCGGAAAAATCTGCCAATTAA